The region GGACTTACCCAAAGATAAACCGGGGCAGATAGGCTTGAGATTTTGCCACTTGTGAAAGGACGAAGCAGGCCTCTAAAAAGTGGCTCTCCCCTATTGGATTTAAATTCTGGATTTTGTTTTCAAGCATGAAGCTGTCTCCCCAGGGGGACTGGCCTTTGTAGATCTCCCCTTCTCTGAACACAGCCTCACTGACTCAGGGCTCCCACTGCCCACTGGTTTCCTACATGGGCATCTCAGCTCCCCGCTGGACTCTCAAGCCTCATTACAAGGCCTCATTATCAGGCAGCCCGGGGCCTGCTGCAGCACCGCTTTCCAGCAGACAGCGGCCAGCCTGTCGCGCTCAAAGAGCTTCAGCGGGGTAGGGGttagaggaaggaggaagggcggGATAGCAGCTGCTCTTACCCTTTTGACAGAGATCTCCAGCTCACTGATGGGTGTTGGCACCTGCAGAAGGAGGAGGGTCCCAGAGAGGGGTGAGCTGGGGCCAGACCTCCCCTGTGTCCCTGCTtcagcctcctccagccccagcgTGGGAGCCACCTACCTCCCAGCCTGGGTCAGTGCACTCCCTGGCAACCAAGGCCAGACAGTCTTTCCCAGACGCTGGGTTATTAGAAAGGTCCCTTCACGCTGGCTGGCCTCCAGGGAGGAGGCTTAGCAAAAAGCACAAAACTCCAGCGTCCCCTCCCACAGCCCTGTTCTCCAGCAATGAGGCAACTGTCCCACACCACCCATCCATGTCAGGAGCACAGCAGTCCCCCAGATACAGATGACGCCCTGCCTGGCTCTATAGAGGGGCCCACAGAAGCCTTTAGGGACTTGGGGTCTCAGCCACCCCCTCACTGCGACTTGAGCCTGGCAGGGCTTTGTCAAGGGGTGACCACCTTGGACACCCTCCCTGGGCCCTCCAACTTTTCTCTGGGCCCCACGGCCAGACGGAGCACCATCAAGGCCCTGCAGCAGCGAGCGTCTCACTTTCTCCTCCCGCTGCCCGCGAGGTCAGTAAGAACAGGCCCCCGGCCCCTGCATTTTGCTCCTGTGTCCCCGGAGCCAGGCCTAGACCCAGcagtggggctggaggggccCCTTCCCATcagtcccccctccccacagcccgtTCTCACCTTAAACACCTGGAGCTCCTCCAAGACCACCTCCTCAGACTCAGTGGAGCCCCCACCCTGGAGGGCCATGACcttgagcacggagcctgagtctggggcaggggaggaggggtcaGTGGAGAAggagagcccccctccccccaccgacCGGCACACCTCCCCAGCCGGgccaccccactccccactcgGCCCACCCACCAGTCCCCAGGAAGATGACGTCGTAGGTCCCATCCTCTGCCTCTACGCGGTCCACCACGATCTGGCGCAACTGCTGGGCCAGGTGCGTTTTGACAAGCACGGGGCGGCCCAGCCGTGGCCGCACGGGCCGGAACATAAGTGGGTGGGCTCGGGCAAACTGCAGCACCTCGTCTGGGTAGTTCTTGGTGCTGCCAAAGGGTCGTCCCGGCTGTGCTGTCATCTTGCTAGGACACTGTGAGTGGCAGCAGAGGGAGCACCTGAAGCATCCTGGGACCACACGTTCCCCGCTCCAGCCTGTTTCCAGGCCTCACTGCCCGGGCATGCCCATCTCGGAGGGGCTGCGCTGGCCGGAGCAGAGGCTCCTTAATGTGGTCGGGGCTCGGCTCCCCTCCTTACCCCACCTGGCCCCTCTGGAGCCCCAGCTCGGCCGCAAAGTTGTCCCAAGGTGGAGTCCCTTTAGTCACCGCTCAGCCCTCTCCCCTGGTCAGGCTCCAGGCAGACACTCACCACTCCAGGCCGAGGGAAGGGCACCTTGCCCCCATAGGGTCCCCACTGGTGTTGGGGACCGTCTTGGTGCGCAAAGGGCCCCTTGAAAACCTCCCAGATATCCTCCATGTGATACACACAGACGGCGAATCCCTGGAACACGGCACTGCCGAGGGCAGACAGGGACAGTCAGGCCAGGGTGGCTGTCACAGGTGGGAAGGGGGCAGCCTGGCTCCGTGGACAGTACAGAGGGTGGCGGTGCCTGCAGACAACAGAGACCGGAAAGCGAGGGTACCCAGGcaaagacaaagagagggagagagagaatagagcCTTCGAGTCCTTGAGtcagggacagagacagggacCCATGGTAAAGTCGGGACACAAAAGCAGAGGCTCAACAGAGGACGCTGGGGGTGCAGAGACTGGACCAGGGATGGGGATGTGAGGGGAGGCCCGTGTGCCCACCTGACTGTGCTAAACAGAGCATACACCTCGAGGGTCTTCCCTGAGCTGGGCCACAGCAGGAACACGTCCTCTGGGAGACAGAAGGCCACCGTCAATGCCCACCCCCTCACTGGCTCTGGGCCCTCCGCACCCAcacccaggcctggccctggccGTGCACTTACCCAGCTGGTCAAAGTGGGTCTCGGCACCACCGGGGCCAGGCACGGAGCACACCAGCCTGGCCTTGAGGAAAGTGCTCCATTTGTTCACCAGCACTCGCTGGCCACCTGCGTCATTCtggggggtgagggtcagagtcAGCCTCGAGCTCCACGGGGATGGgcccccctcctgctcctccacccTCACCCTTTGGGGGGAGAGGCATGGATGCGGGCTTCACCCCCtcgcctcagtttccctcctgcTGCTGGTGGGGACAGGTGTAGGAAGAGGGTGTGGTGAGGATCTGAACCCCGCTGCCTCCTCACAGCTCTCACCACACAGACACGGCCCACGCGGCTGACAGTGACACGGCCTGGGCCACCATCGGGCGAGGGCACAGTTTCCGAGAAGAAGAAGTACACCTTGTCATCGTTCTGGTCGGAGTTGTCAGCAATCCGGGCGGCCATCACAAACCGCGGGTCTGGGAGGTAACAGGGTGCAGCTGGCTGGGGGGGGCCTCAgaggggaggatgggggtggTGGAGAGGTGGTGAAcccagcagggaggggaagaggcacaGGGATCCCACTGGAGGCTGGAATTCCAGGAAGTAGAGTGGGGCTGggccatccctcccatccccactccagtGCCAGGCTCTCCTGCCTCCCTGTCAGTTCCGGGGGCAGACCCCAGCTAGTCTTGCCCCGGGCAGACCCTGGGCTCACCATGTAGGAGGTTCTGGTCAGAGTCAGAACGCAAAGCTGGCCGGGGACCCCCACTCCGGAAGATCATGGCCTCGCGCCCCAGGAAGTCAGCCGTGAGGCCTGTGTACAGCTCCCCACCTGGGTGAGAAAGGGGCAGAATCAGCGGAGGAGGGCCAGGCCCCATAGCTGGCCCCAACCCTTCCCAATGACATCGGCCAGCACCCACCCTCCTCATGCCCGTCCTGGCCTGGGCATCACCCACCTACAAAGGTGCTGGCGAAGGGACTGCTGGGCTCATGCGGGCACCGCCCCCGCCCACTTTCCACACTGCTGGGCTCAAGGTGGAGCAcatgctgggggagagggaggaagggagggaagggtgtCACCTGGGAaagcagccccagccccccacccgGGCAGTGGCCATCGCGTGCAGCTGGAGAGTGGGCGGAAGGCGCCCTCATTCAGGGCCTCACCAATGGGGTCAGCCTGGCACAAAGATGCCTTTCAGGCCCCTGACCTCTCTGCCCTGAGCCAGCCTCAATGGGGAGTGTTCAGACAGCAGGGCAGAAATGTCACTGCCTCCCAGTCCCTTGTGGGGCCTGCCCCAGGCTCACCTCCCCACGGTGCCCGACCGTGATGAGGGCACAGGTGGGCTGAAAGGCCCCAGTGCCACACGCCAGCAGATGGGTCCGGTTGTGGGGCCGCAGCACCCGTATGAAGTTGGCACACTCCACCTAGCAGGGAGAAGGGGTGtggtggagggggtgaggaggtgtTTACTGTCTCCTTGGGCCCCGGGACTCAGCCCTGATTGGCTGATCGGCTCTGGGGATCTAGGGCGGGGGTGACATTCTTCACAGACCTTCCAGAGCCCTCAGGATCTGCTCCAAATGCCCCCAGCACAAGTACCTGGGGAGAGTGGCCACAGGCTGTCCTGGGGGTCAAGCCCAGGGTGTTGGTCAGGGCTGGGGGGCAGTCACTCCTGACAGCACTCACCAAAGGGTCTCTTCCCTTACGAACACACTCCTCCTTCTGTCCTGGCTGTGGTGGCCACAGGACCTGAAACAGAGCCTGGCTGACTCCTGACCTCACAGCCGGTTTCCCTGTCTCGCCTCCCAGCTCTCAGACAGACCCTCCCCTCCATCAGTCCCGCTCACCTCCCGGGGATCCAGCCACGACTGGTCTAGCCGCAGAGAGTAGATGGCATCACGGCCGCCCAGAAAAAGGCGGTCCCGGTACTCATCCAGGTACATGGCCCGAAGGTCCAGGGAGCCCCGGGGACCCAGAAAGACAGCAGAACGGTTGGAAGACAGGAGATCTAGGAGGGAGCAGGTTTGGGGGTCAGGGCCTACTGCTCAGCCCACGTCCCCGTGCTAAGGTGTGGAGGTGGAGAGCCCCAGTTGTGCATTCACTACCACCCCCCCAACACTCACATCTGGAAAACGTTTCCATCCATTTGGCCTGTTGGAGGGCTTCTGGGAAATGGctcctgggggtgggtgggacagAGGGCTCTGAGCCCTGCTTCCTACCCCTCCATCCCTTAGTCCCTTGATCTTTCAGTTAACATCTCCTTCCCATCTGGGCTCATCTGGGCCCTCCCCAGTCCCCAGGGAAGATGGTGCCACTGGCAGAACTTGTGGTAGCAAGCTGGGCAAAGTGCTGGGAAGAGCCTGGAAGAAGGCTGGGTGAGTGTGAGCAGTGGGCAAGGCTGACTCCGtgggacagatggacagacattCCCAGCAGAGGGAACACCTGGCAAAGGCCCTGGGTAGGGGGAAGGCCAGGTATGGCCAGGTGGAGCCCAAGGCTCTAGTCCAGGGATGTGACTAAGGAAGACTTTCTCCTCCATGGATACTGTCCTCCCAGgccccagaggtgggggtggagggtggctGGCTGGGGATGCTGGTCCCAGGAGCTGAGGATCCCGAAATGGGTTCCTGGGGTTTGGCTAGGGGGGTGGAGGTAACAGGTGGCCAAAGGGGGGCAGACAGTAGGATATGGTGGGAAGCGGCATTGGCCACCATTGGGAAAGCCAGATATCCTACACCTGCCCAAAGGATGACCCATCCAAATTGGCCAGCCCAGTACCCACTCCATCCCCAAACTCATCAACAGCCTCTACCAGGAAGCCCTCCATGGCTGACAGTACTTGCGAGGGGATTTGCCCTATTCAAGCTTTTTCTTATAGCCTGACTTTTGCCCCAAACCACCGCTCCCAGGACAGGACCAcatcccgccccccgccccagacccAACTACAGGCTCTCCAGAGTAGAGCCATGTCTCCCCTCTCAGACTTCCCAGAGCAGACTGGGTCTCCCCACTTCGATTGGGGTTCCCAGGGAGGGTGATCACCCCTCCGGTTTCCCCAGGAAGTGTCATGGAGCGCCCGTGTCTCAGGGACCTTCCCCGTGGACCAGCCCCACGAATTCAGAGGGGTCTGTGCCAGCACACCAGGTTAGAGCTGCAGAGGAACCTCCTGGGCCAGGGTGGGCAAAGAGGGCAGGCTGCGATCCCCGCTGGGCTGCGAAGAGCCTCtgggacagagagggaaggacTAAAGCCAGCACTGGGAAATGGGATACAGGAGGCAGACGGGGAGGCGGGCGAGGGACTCCACTGCGGGCTGCTGCACCACGCTCGCAAAGGCACCCAGGCTGAGTGCACACCTCTCGCAGACCTGTCTTCTCcgtccctccccatctctctctgcccatccttCCTGAGGCCTCTTAGGGCCcccatgcctctctccttctctcaggtTGCCCGCCTGTGTCTCGGgtctctcccacctccaccctcctgggacctgcccctgccctcctcccagttCCCGCCTCTGGCGGCAACCGGAGCACCACCTCGGGGGGAATGACCGTGAAGTCCTTCCTACGGGCTGTGTGGGAGTGACTGCATCCCTCCGGCTGGCAGAAGAGACTGCCCAGGGCTGGCTGGGCCC is a window of Zalophus californianus isolate mZalCal1 chromosome 1, mZalCal1.pri.v2, whole genome shotgun sequence DNA encoding:
- the SEMA3G gene encoding semaphorin-3G isoform X1; the protein is MAPSAWAICCLLGGLLLRGGSPSLGPSVPRLRLSYRDLLSSNRSAVFLGPRGSLDLRAMYLDEYRDRLFLGGRDAIYSLRLDQSWLDPREVLWPPQPGQKEECVRKGRDPLVECANFIRVLRPHNRTHLLACGTGAFQPTCALITVGHRGEHVLHLEPSSVESGRGRCPHEPSSPFASTFVGGELYTGLTADFLGREAMIFRSGGPRPALRSDSDQNLLHDPRFVMAARIADNSDQNDDKVYFFFSETVPSPDGGPGRVTVSRVGRVCVNDAGGQRVLVNKWSTFLKARLVCSVPGPGGAETHFDQLEDVFLLWPSSGKTLEVYALFSTVSAVFQGFAVCVYHMEDIWEVFKGPFAHQDGPQHQWGPYGGKVPFPRPGVCPSKMTAQPGRPFGSTKNYPDEVLQFARAHPLMFRPVRPRLGRPVLVKTHLAQQLRQIVVDRVEAEDGTYDVIFLGTDSGSVLKVMALQGGGSTESEEVVLEELQVFKVPTPISELEISVKRQMLYVGSRLGVARLHLHQCETYGSACAECCLARDPYCAWDGASCTGYRPGTSKRRFRRQDIRHGNPALQCLGESQEEEAAGPAAASTVYGTEHNSTFLECLPKSSQAAVHWFLQRPGGQGPDQVKTDERVLQTEQGLLFRRLSHLDAGIYTCKTLEHGFSQTVVRLALEVIVASQLNSLFPRELRPEEPPARGGLASTPSKAWYKDILQLIGFANLPRVDEYCERVWCSSRSRGKQAKGKNWAGLELGKKVKSRVQAERNRTPREVEAT
- the SEMA3G gene encoding semaphorin-3G isoform X2, with the translated sequence MAPSAWAICCLLGGLLLRGGSPSLGPSVPRLRLSYRDLLSSNRSAVFLGPRGSLDLRAMYLDEYRDRLFLGGRDAIYSLRLDQSWLDPREVLWPPQPGQKEECVRKGRDPLVECANFIRVLRPHNRTHLLACGTGAFQPTCALITVGHRGEHVLHLEPSSVESGRGRCPHEPSSPFASTFVGGELYTGLTADFLGREAMIFRSGGPRPALRSDSDQNLLHDPRFVMAARIADNSDQNDDKVYFFFSETVPSPDGGPGRVTVSRVGRVCVNDAGGQRVLVNKWSTFLKARLVCSVPGPGGAETHFDQLEDVFLLWPSSGKTLEVYALFSTVSAVFQGFAVCVYHMEDIWEVFKGPFAHQDGPQHQWGPYGGKVPFPRPGVCPSKMTAQPGRPFGSTKNYPDEVLQFARAHPLMFRPVRPRLGRPVLVKTHLAQQLRQIVVDRVEAEDGTYDVIFLGTDSGSVLKVMALQGGGSTESEEVVLEELQVFKVPTPISELEISVKRQMLYVGSRLGVARLHLHQCETYGSACAECCLARDPYCAWDGASCTGYRPGTSKRRFRRQDIRHGNPALQCLGESQEEAAGPAAASTVYGTEHNSTFLECLPKSSQAAVHWFLQRPGGQGPDQVKTDERVLQTEQGLLFRRLSHLDAGIYTCKTLEHGFSQTVVRLALEVIVASQLNSLFPRELRPEEPPARGGLASTPSKAWYKDILQLIGFANLPRVDEYCERVWCSSRSRGKQAKGKNWAGLELGKKVKSRVQAERNRTPREVEAT